The following are from one region of the Andrena cerasifolii isolate SP2316 chromosome 1, iyAndCera1_principal, whole genome shotgun sequence genome:
- the LOC143375775 gene encoding uncharacterized protein LOC143375775, with the protein MDRIFVDEETGESISVPAGECEITRLINSVNNAETGEPEISLVGTETTKNRRMRFQIPKEVKETLSCKDSCSKKNKNLLALEPVPVVSTGQMRPICILLLAILCFRWLIPVLTLLELSLHVWAHHKNKSLKNASVYFRSPFHAISSEFCALCQNETCMDRVGKMHQIRMHKFLRHCNYMKRVVT; encoded by the exons ATGGACCGGATTTTTGTGGACGAGGAAACCGGCGAGAGCATTAGCGTTCCTGCTGGCGAGTGCGAAATCACGCGGCTCATTAATTCGGTGAACAATGCCGAGACGGGGGAGCCAGAGATCAGCCTGGTGGGCACTGAAACCACTAAGAATCGAAGGATGCGTTTCCAG ATTCCCAAAGAGGTGAAAGAGACTCTGTCGTGTAAAGACAGTTGCTCGAAGAAGAACAAAAATCTGCTGGCATTGGAACCCGTTCCCGTTGTGTCAACTGGGCAAATGCGCCCGATTTGCATACTGTTGCTGGCCATTTTATGTTTCCGCTGGTTAATACCAGTATTGACGTTGTTAGAGTTGTCGTTGCACGTTTGGGCCCACCACAAGAACAAGTCGCTGAAGAATGCCAGCGTGTACTTTCGCTCGCCGTTTCACGCGATCTCCTCCGAGTTCTGCGCGCTGTGCCAGAACGAGACCTGCATGGACCGCGTCGGGAAAATGCACCAGATACGGATGCACAAGTTTCTCAGGCACTGTAATTACATGAAAAGAGTCGTCACGTGA